In a single window of the Anaerolineae bacterium genome:
- a CDS encoding peptidylprolyl isomerase, translating into MPAPKQWTSPPPMTIDTAKTYFATLKTEKGDIRVELFADWAPKTVNNFVFLAREGFYDNTTFHRVLADFMAQGGDPTGTGSGGPGYRFEDEIDPGLAFDEPGLLAMANAGANTNGSQFFITFVPTPWLNGAHTIFGRVVEGMDVALSLRLRDPRENPSYPGDTLFTVEIEEE; encoded by the coding sequence ATGCCCGCGCCTAAGCAGTGGACCAGCCCGCCCCCGATGACCATCGACACGGCAAAGACCTACTTCGCCACTCTCAAGACGGAGAAGGGGGACATCCGGGTGGAGCTGTTCGCGGATTGGGCGCCTAAGACGGTCAACAACTTCGTCTTCCTGGCCCGCGAGGGCTTCTACGACAACACCACTTTCCACCGGGTGCTGGCGGACTTCATGGCCCAGGGGGGCGACCCGACCGGCACCGGGAGCGGCGGCCCCGGTTACCGCTTCGAGGATGAGATAGACCCCGGTCTTGCCTTCGATGAGCCCGGTCTGCTGGCCATGGCCAACGCCGGGGCCAACACTAACGGCAGCCAGTTCTTCATCACCTTCGTTCCCACGCCCTGGCTCAACGGGGCCCACACCATCTTCGGCAGAGTGGTGGAGGGGATGGATGTAGCTCTGTCCCTGCGGTTGCGGGATCCGCGCGAGAACCCCTCCTACCCGGGCGATACCCTCTTCACAGTGGAGATCGAGGAGGAGTAG
- the msrA gene encoding peptide-methionine (S)-S-oxide reductase MsrA — translation MAAEPRPETNAPPIDRAQPAQVKTATFALGUFWGPDSRFGSMAGVVRTRVGYAGGTKPNPTYYDLGDHSETVQVDYDPERVSFEQLLDVFWSSHNPSRRPWSRQYASIAFYQDEDQKRAILESKEGLERASGEGIYTEVKPLDHFYLAEGYHQKYFLRNTPEIMREFQAMYPDEADIVDSTAAARANGYLGGYGEVEVLRQELSSYGLSPQANQALLALVGRRAR, via the coding sequence AGATAGAGCCCAGCCCGCACAGGTGAAGACGGCCACCTTCGCTCTGGGCTGATTCTGGGGTCCCGACTCCCGGTTCGGGAGTATGGCCGGAGTGGTCCGCACCCGCGTGGGCTACGCCGGCGGCACCAAGCCGAACCCCACCTACTATGACCTCGGCGATCACAGTGAGACGGTCCAGGTGGACTACGATCCCGAGCGCGTCAGCTTCGAGCAACTGCTGGATGTGTTCTGGAGCAGCCACAACCCTTCGCGCCGGCCGTGGTCACGCCAGTATGCCTCCATCGCCTTCTACCAGGACGAGGACCAGAAACGGGCGATCCTCGAGTCGAAGGAGGGGCTGGAGCGCGCCTCTGGAGAGGGAATCTACACCGAAGTGAAGCCACTGGACCACTTCTACCTAGCCGAGGGCTACCATCAGAAGTACTTCCTGCGCAACACGCCAGAGATCATGCGGGAGTTCCAGGCCATGTACCCCGACGAGGCCGATATCGTGGACTCCACTGCCGCCGCCCGAGCCAACGGATACCTGGGCGGGTATGGGGAGGTCGAAGTGCTGCGCCAAGAGCTAAGCAGCTATGGCCTCTCGCCCCAGGCCAACCAGGCTCTGCTGGCCCTGGTGGGGCGCCGGGCGCGATAG